One stretch of Gloeocapsa sp. DLM2.Bin57 DNA includes these proteins:
- a CDS encoding NYN domain-containing protein yields MNYANNLPMCKRDRLSIFVDGNNMFYAQQKNGWFFDPRRVLTYFTDDPHVSLINAFWYTGLKDSQDQRGFRDALISLGYTVRTKILKEYYDDSSGKYSQKANLDIEIVVDMFNTVEQYDRVILFSGDGDFERAIELLRSKNTHITVVSTEGMIARELRNATDRYVDLNDIREYIEKND; encoded by the coding sequence ATGAATTATGCTAATAACCTTCCTATGTGTAAAAGAGATAGATTATCGATTTTTGTAGATGGAAACAATATGTTTTATGCTCAACAAAAAAATGGGTGGTTTTTCGATCCAAGAAGAGTTTTAACCTACTTTACAGATGATCCTCACGTAAGTTTAATCAATGCTTTTTGGTACACAGGGTTAAAAGACTCTCAAGATCAACGAGGTTTTAGAGATGCTTTAATTAGTTTAGGATACACCGTCAGAACGAAAATATTAAAAGAATATTATGACGATAGCTCGGGGAAATATTCCCAAAAAGCTAATCTAGATATAGAAATAGTAGTAGATATGTTTAATACCGTTGAACAATACGATCGCGTAATTTTATTTAGTGGTGACGGAGACTTTGAAAGAGCAATAGAATTATTACGCTCTAAAAATACCCATATAACAGTGGTTTCTACAGAAGGAATGATCGCAAGAGAGTTAAGAAATGCAACAGATCGTTACGTAGATTTAAACGATATTCGCGAATATATCGAAAAAAATGATTAA
- a CDS encoding transposase has product MSLVGFKTSLRLNNKQATLAAKHAGVARHAYNWGLATCFQALENNEKLPSSIDLHKKLVAEVKSVYDWYYEVSKCAPQEALRHLSTAFKNWWVHKHCKRPVFKKKGKGDSFYLEGNIRISGNKIKIPIFGWVTCDEILPTVIPKNVTISKRANKWFISFRYELENRITTKKAERVGVDVGINALATCSEGTVFPNPKAYRKAKRRLARLQRRVSKKVKGSSNRKKAITKLGIAHKKVSDIRKDNLHKITTFLAKNHSQVVIEDLNVSGMMKNHRLASAIADCGFFEFKRQLTYKCDWYGSELIVADRFFPSSQICSNCGNRQKMPLKARVYNCPNCNISIDRDLNASINLKNYASTSSSGETLNKACGEDTTLDSKAIESSLKQEISFKPIQLSLFDFSV; this is encoded by the coding sequence ATGTCCCTAGTAGGATTTAAAACTTCTTTGAGACTCAATAACAAGCAGGCTACGTTAGCAGCCAAACACGCAGGCGTAGCCAGACACGCTTATAATTGGGGACTAGCCACTTGTTTTCAAGCGTTAGAAAATAACGAGAAACTACCATCTTCTATTGACCTTCATAAAAAATTAGTAGCTGAAGTCAAATCAGTTTACGACTGGTATTATGAGGTTAGTAAATGTGCTCCTCAAGAAGCATTAAGACATTTAAGTACAGCCTTTAAAAACTGGTGGGTACATAAACATTGCAAGCGTCCTGTCTTTAAGAAAAAAGGAAAAGGAGATAGTTTTTATCTTGAAGGAAACATCAGGATATCAGGCAATAAAATTAAAATACCTATTTTTGGTTGGGTAACTTGTGACGAAATACTCCCAACAGTTATTCCGAAAAATGTAACCATCAGCAAACGAGCTAATAAATGGTTTATTTCTTTTCGCTATGAACTAGAAAATAGAATCACTACCAAAAAAGCAGAAAGAGTAGGAGTTGATGTTGGAATAAATGCCCTTGCTACCTGTTCAGAAGGAACAGTTTTCCCTAATCCTAAAGCCTATAGAAAAGCTAAAAGGAGATTAGCTAGATTGCAACGAAGAGTTAGCAAAAAAGTAAAAGGTTCAAGTAACAGGAAAAAAGCAATTACTAAATTAGGGATTGCGCACAAAAAAGTATCTGATATCAGAAAAGATAATCTTCATAAAATAACTACTTTCCTGGCTAAAAACCACAGCCAGGTAGTAATTGAAGATTTAAATGTGTCAGGAATGATGAAAAATCATAGACTGGCAAGTGCAATAGCAGATTGTGGCTTTTTTGAGTTTAAAAGGCAATTAACCTACAAATGTGATTGGTACGGAAGTGAATTAATCGTAGCAGATAGATTCTTTCCATCTAGTCAAATTTGCTCTAATTGTGGGAACAGGCAAAAAATGCCATTAAAGGCAAGAGTCTATAACTGTCCTAACTGCAACATCAGTATAGATAGAGATTTAAATGCTAGTATAAATCTTAAGAATTATGCAAGTACCTCAAGCTCTGGGGAAACTTTAAATAAAGCTTGTGGAGAAGATACTACTCTTGATAGCAAAGCTATTGAGTCTTCGTTGAAGCAAGAAATAAGCTTTAAACCTATACAGTTAAGTCTTTTTGACTTTTCTGTATAA
- a CDS encoding site-2 protease family protein, protein MNGNIRVGNLFGIPFYLNPSWFFILGLITLTYGQQLAGFFPQPSILPWVLGFITAILLFSSVLAHELGHSLVAISQGIEVKSITLFLFGGVASLEKESEKPWQSLLIAIAGPGVSLLLYGLFTVISLNLALSPPLQGIVFLLGTINLVLALFNMIPGLPLDGGNVLKAIVWQITGNPNKGILIASRFGQFFGWLGIVIGILATLGISPIGSFWTGLIGWFILTNASNSATAAKIQGKLSNLTAADAVLKDSPIVPGNLTLREFANDYVIGQKSWRRFLITNPEGELIGVVAVEDLKKVSTSDWNEQQLTDILSPVTSITTVEGDRNLLDVVQLIEQKQLQEIIVLDKEQKLLGLIEKPGIISLLQQAKA, encoded by the coding sequence ATGAACGGAAACATCAGGGTAGGTAATCTCTTTGGTATTCCTTTTTACCTCAATCCCTCCTGGTTTTTTATTTTAGGCTTAATTACTCTAACCTATGGACAACAATTAGCGGGATTTTTTCCACAGCCAAGTATTCTACCTTGGGTATTGGGATTTATAACCGCAATCTTGCTATTTAGTTCGGTTTTAGCCCACGAATTGGGTCATAGTTTAGTAGCAATTAGTCAAGGGATAGAGGTTAAATCAATTACCCTGTTTTTATTTGGAGGGGTTGCTAGTTTAGAAAAAGAATCAGAAAAACCTTGGCAATCCTTATTAATCGCGATCGCAGGTCCTGGGGTTAGTCTATTATTATACGGTTTGTTTACTGTAATTAGTCTAAACCTAGCCTTATCTCCACCTCTACAAGGGATTGTGTTTTTATTAGGTACGATCAACCTAGTTTTAGCCCTATTTAACATGATTCCTGGATTACCCCTAGACGGTGGTAATGTCCTCAAAGCCATAGTTTGGCAAATCACAGGTAACCCTAATAAAGGGATCTTGATAGCTAGTAGATTTGGTCAATTCTTTGGGTGGTTAGGGATTGTTATTGGTATCCTTGCTACTTTAGGAATTAGTCCCATCGGTAGTTTTTGGACAGGTTTAATAGGTTGGTTTATCCTGACTAATGCTTCCAATTCAGCTACAGCAGCGAAAATACAAGGAAAACTAAGTAATTTAACCGCAGCTGATGCAGTCTTAAAAGATAGTCCGATCGTTCCTGGAAATTTAACCCTCAGAGAATTTGCTAACGATTATGTGATTGGACAAAAATCCTGGCGTCGTTTTTTAATTACTAACCCAGAAGGAGAATTAATCGGAGTAGTCGCTGTAGAGGATTTAAAGAAAGTCTCCACCTCTGATTGGAATGAGCAACAACTAACAGATATCTTGTCACCTGTTACCAGTATCACCACCGTTGAGGGCGATCGCAATCTCCTAGACGTAGTGCAACTAATTGAACAAAAGCAACTCCAAGAGATCATTGTTTTAGATAAAGAGCAAAAATTACTAGGATTAATCGAAAAACCAGGGATTATTAGCCTCTTGCAACAAGCCAAAGCCTAA
- a CDS encoding bifunctional metallophosphatase/5'-nucleotidase, whose amino-acid sequence MAEFTLQIIHTSDQEAGIPALQDIIGLSAVMNAIEDDYENTIKLTSGDMYISGPFYGASSDIYDSQATESNANVPGIADILVNNALGWDAAAVGNHEFSSADTGFFNLIASNPDIVDGEAGGVGIGEDGYPGTAFPYLATNLDYSEATLPEGLEVIEGGQPAQGNTLAPSTIVEVNGEEIGIIGTVTPYLPAIANIGNIRMTTGDNINATTPIETQVDVLVESIQPEVDLLLDQDINKIILMTHLQEAEIEQALAQRLVDEGIPIDVHIGGGSHRVMADSDTELRADETQEPPRLLQPYPQEFSNGDNTIYYVNTDSNYRYLSQLITTFDEDGNIIEIGEDSQTFATDIGGVNRVYDDEITSFAEVRDNADPEIVDIVDGVGNYINAQDAVIFGQTEVFLNGLRGSVRSEETNLGNLTADSQRFYAQKYLDEYGDELLEGFDEIQISFKNGGGIRDAIGESYIEGGTNELIQRPTAANPEVDKQQGDISQLDINNSLRFNSGIVVGKVTAEGLQQLAEHMVSAVELGSGRFGQISGMKFSFDPDAPAATDEQPGERLQNLVLTNDEGEGILTVVENGELVVDPDLTFSISTQDFLANGGDSYPQVITDIVELVTLEEPNSLADLESGREQDALAEYLAAVYNNENGQDPFDVADTPVQRDERLQNLAFRRDTILSETPIVGDGPVKADFNLDGISDLVWRNFSTGDNGLWLMSDATEGGSFGPEEIVTIESQLNLDWAISGVADFNGNGTEDLLWRNFETGANAIWLMNGAERRAVRNLEAETNTDWYIGGVGDANEDGVPDLYWRNDRTGTNGIWYLNEDFSVSAKVVIGGQDNPNWQLVAVDDMNNNGVPDLIWRNRQTGTNGVWLMGGEVGQDINEIVTLDEELNSDWTIRGTGDFNGDGNADLIWRNNANGNNGIWLYNGNLGRIATVAFETQENTDWQIVQR is encoded by the coding sequence ATGGCTGAATTTACTTTACAGATTATACATACCTCTGACCAAGAAGCAGGGATACCAGCGCTACAAGATATCATCGGATTATCTGCAGTGATGAACGCGATAGAGGATGATTACGAAAATACGATTAAACTAACTTCAGGAGATATGTATATCTCAGGACCATTTTATGGTGCGAGTAGTGATATATATGATTCTCAAGCCACAGAAAGTAACGCTAATGTTCCAGGTATAGCGGATATTTTAGTTAATAACGCTTTAGGATGGGATGCTGCCGCGGTAGGAAACCACGAGTTTAGTTCTGCAGATACAGGGTTTTTTAACTTAATCGCTTCTAATCCTGATATCGTTGACGGTGAAGCAGGTGGAGTAGGTATCGGTGAGGATGGTTATCCAGGTACAGCATTTCCCTACTTAGCCACTAATTTAGACTACTCAGAAGCTACTCTACCCGAAGGTTTAGAAGTAATAGAAGGTGGTCAACCTGCTCAAGGTAATACCCTTGCTCCTAGTACAATAGTAGAAGTTAATGGAGAAGAAATAGGGATAATTGGTACAGTAACTCCTTATTTACCAGCGATCGCCAATATTGGTAACATTCGTATGACCACAGGGGATAATATAAATGCTACCACTCCTATTGAAACCCAAGTAGATGTATTGGTAGAGAGTATCCAACCTGAAGTAGATTTACTTCTGGATCAGGATATTAATAAAATCATCTTAATGACGCACCTACAGGAAGCAGAAATAGAACAAGCTTTAGCCCAAAGACTAGTAGATGAGGGAATACCGATAGATGTTCACATCGGTGGTGGTTCACACCGAGTCATGGCTGATTCTGATACTGAATTACGCGCAGATGAAACCCAAGAACCACCTAGACTACTGCAACCCTATCCCCAAGAATTTAGCAACGGTGATAATACTATTTATTATGTTAACACCGACTCTAATTATCGTTATCTGAGTCAATTAATCACTACCTTTGATGAAGATGGCAATATTATTGAAATAGGAGAGGATAGTCAAACCTTTGCTACAGATATCGGTGGTGTTAACCGAGTTTACGATGACGAAATCACCAGTTTTGCTGAGGTTAGAGACAACGCAGATCCCGAGATAGTTGACATTGTTGACGGAGTTGGTAACTACATCAATGCTCAAGACGCGGTTATTTTTGGTCAAACCGAGGTTTTTCTCAATGGGTTACGTGGTTCAGTGCGTAGTGAAGAGACTAACTTAGGTAATTTAACTGCTGATTCTCAACGTTTTTACGCTCAAAAGTATTTAGATGAGTATGGAGACGAACTCCTCGAAGGATTTGATGAGATTCAGATTTCCTTTAAAAATGGTGGTGGGATTCGTGATGCGATCGGAGAGTCTTATATCGAAGGTGGTACTAATGAACTGATTCAAAGACCAACCGCAGCTAACCCTGAAGTAGATAAACAACAAGGTGATATTTCTCAACTAGATATCAACAATTCTCTTCGTTTTAACAGTGGTATAGTGGTTGGAAAAGTTACCGCAGAAGGACTACAGCAACTTGCAGAGCATATGGTTTCTGCTGTAGAACTCGGTAGCGGACGTTTTGGTCAAATTAGCGGGATGAAGTTTAGCTTTGATCCTGACGCACCTGCAGCTACAGATGAACAACCAGGAGAACGTTTACAGAATTTAGTTCTTACCAACGATGAGGGAGAAGGGATTCTCACAGTGGTAGAAAATGGTGAATTAGTGGTTGATCCTGATTTAACCTTTAGCATCTCTACCCAAGACTTTTTAGCTAATGGGGGTGATAGTTATCCTCAAGTTATTACCGATATCGTAGAGTTAGTAACCTTAGAAGAACCTAATAGTCTAGCGGATTTAGAGTCAGGTAGAGAACAAGACGCTTTAGCAGAGTATTTAGCTGCTGTTTATAATAACGAAAATGGACAAGATCCCTTTGATGTTGCAGATACACCTGTACAACGAGATGAGCGCTTACAAAACCTTGCTTTTCGTCGAGATACTATCTTATCGGAAACACCCATAGTTGGTGATGGACCTGTCAAAGCTGATTTTAACCTTGATGGAATTTCCGATTTAGTCTGGCGTAATTTCTCTACGGGAGATAATGGTCTCTGGTTGATGAGTGATGCGACAGAGGGTGGTAGCTTTGGTCCTGAAGAGATAGTTACCATTGAGTCACAACTTAACCTAGATTGGGCTATTTCTGGTGTAGCTGATTTCAACGGTAATGGTACAGAAGATCTTCTCTGGCGTAATTTTGAAACTGGTGCTAACGCTATTTGGTTGATGAATGGGGCTGAACGTAGAGCTGTTCGTAATCTAGAAGCTGAAACTAATACTGATTGGTATATCGGTGGTGTTGGTGACGCTAACGAGGATGGAGTACCTGACTTATATTGGCGTAACGATCGCACTGGTACTAATGGTATCTGGTATCTCAACGAAGATTTCTCTGTCAGCGCTAAAGTCGTGATTGGTGGACAAGATAACCCCAATTGGCAACTAGTAGCGGTAGATGACATGAATAATAATGGTGTTCCCGATTTAATCTGGCGCAATCGTCAAACTGGTACTAATGGTGTTTGGTTAATGGGTGGAGAAGTAGGACAAGATATTAACGAGATAGTTACTCTAGATGAGGAACTCAACTCTGATTGGACTATTCGCGGTACTGGTGATTTTAATGGCGATGGTAACGCAGACTTAATCTGGCGTAACAATGCTAATGGTAATAATGGTATTTGGTTGTACAATGGCAATTTAGGTCGTATTGCTACAGTTGCTTTTGAAACTCAAGAAAATACTGACTGGCAAATCGTACAACGTTAA
- a CDS encoding 2-isopropylmalate synthase, giving the protein MTNTTDRIIIFDTTLRDGEQSPGATLNGEEKITIARALARLGVDIIEAGFPFASPGDFNAVQKVAQEVGTESGPTICALARATQQDIKTAAEAIKPAAKGRIHTFLATSDIHMEYKLKKTRQEVLAIVPEMVAYARSFVEDVEFSPEDAGRSDPEFLYQVLERAIAAGATTVNIPDTVGYTTPSEFGAIIRGIKENVPNIDNAIISVHGHNDLGLAVANFLEAIKNGARQLECTINGIGERAGNAALEELVMALHVRRQYFNPFLGRPVESTEPLTNIDTTCIYKTSRLVSNLTGMMVQPNKAIVGSNAFAHESGIHQDGVLKHKLTYEIMDAQSIGLTNNQIVLGKHSGRNAFRTRLKELGFDLSESELNSAFVAFKEIADKKKEITDWDLEAIINEEIHQVPELFRLELVQVSSGDHSRPTATVTLRTPQGEELTDAAIGTGPVDAVYKAINRVVQVPNELIEFSVQSVTAGIDAMGEVTIRLRHQDRIYSGHSADTDIIVASARAYINALNRLYSALQAQKTEELV; this is encoded by the coding sequence ATGACCAATACAACAGATCGGATTATTATCTTTGATACCACCTTAAGAGATGGAGAACAATCCCCTGGTGCTACCCTAAACGGAGAAGAAAAAATCACCATAGCTAGAGCATTAGCGCGTCTAGGAGTAGATATAATTGAAGCGGGTTTCCCCTTCGCAAGTCCAGGGGATTTTAACGCAGTCCAAAAAGTAGCCCAAGAAGTAGGTACAGAATCAGGACCGACAATCTGCGCTCTAGCCCGCGCAACCCAACAAGATATCAAAACAGCAGCCGAAGCGATTAAACCAGCAGCGAAAGGGCGCATACATACCTTTCTGGCGACATCTGATATCCATATGGAATATAAGCTCAAAAAAACCCGCCAGGAAGTGTTAGCCATAGTTCCAGAAATGGTAGCTTATGCTAGATCCTTCGTAGAAGACGTAGAATTCTCACCAGAAGACGCAGGGAGAAGTGACCCGGAATTTCTCTATCAAGTCTTAGAAAGAGCGATCGCCGCAGGAGCTACCACGGTTAATATCCCTGATACCGTAGGTTATACCACTCCTAGTGAATTTGGGGCAATAATTCGAGGTATCAAAGAAAACGTACCCAACATCGATAATGCGATTATCTCAGTCCATGGACATAATGACTTGGGTTTAGCAGTGGCTAACTTCCTCGAAGCAATTAAAAACGGCGCGAGACAACTAGAATGCACCATCAATGGTATCGGGGAAAGAGCGGGAAACGCAGCCCTAGAAGAGTTGGTTATGGCGCTACACGTACGCCGTCAATATTTTAACCCCTTTTTGGGACGTCCCGTCGAATCCACAGAGCCTTTAACTAACATCGATACCACCTGTATCTATAAAACCTCCCGACTAGTATCTAATCTCACGGGAATGATGGTACAACCTAATAAGGCGATCGTTGGCTCTAATGCTTTTGCTCATGAATCGGGTATTCACCAAGACGGAGTACTCAAACATAAGCTAACCTACGAAATTATGGATGCTCAATCTATTGGGTTAACTAATAATCAAATTGTACTAGGCAAACATTCAGGTCGTAATGCTTTTCGCACTCGTCTCAAAGAGTTAGGTTTTGACCTTTCCGAAAGTGAATTAAATAGCGCTTTTGTGGCTTTTAAAGAAATCGCTGATAAAAAGAAAGAAATCACCGATTGGGATTTAGAAGCGATTATCAACGAGGAGATACACCAAGTACCCGAACTATTTCGCTTAGAGTTAGTCCAAGTATCTAGCGGCGATCATTCTCGTCCTACTGCTACAGTAACCCTACGTACTCCCCAGGGAGAAGAACTCACCGACGCAGCTATAGGTACAGGACCGGTTGACGCGGTTTATAAAGCTATTAATCGTGTAGTTCAAGTTCCTAACGAATTGATTGAGTTTTCTGTGCAATCAGTAACCGCGGGTATCGACGCTATGGGAGAGGTAACTATACGCTTACGTCATCAAGACAGGATTTATTCTGGTCATTCTGCGGATACAGATATTATAGTAGCTTCAGCCAGAGCCTATATTAACGCTTTAAATCGTCTTTATAGCGCTTTACAAGCTCAAAAAACCGAGGAATTGGTTTAG
- the lexA gene encoding repressor LexA, whose translation MEKLTKVQEELYSYLLEYINETQHAPSIRQMMQAMNLKSPAPIQSRLERLRSKGYIDWIDGQARTIRILQQSNQKQLPILGAIAAGGLVEPFNDVQETLNLNYLSQSSKHYALVVVGDSMIQDLIAEGDYVIMRSLSPDEVIKNGEIVAARVKGLGTTLKRFYQKQGMIILQASNPKYKPITVNPDEVEIQGVLVGVWREM comes from the coding sequence ATGGAAAAGTTAACCAAAGTGCAAGAGGAATTATATAGTTATTTGCTTGAATATATTAACGAGACTCAACACGCACCCTCGATTCGCCAAATGATGCAAGCAATGAATCTGAAATCACCCGCACCGATTCAAAGTCGTTTAGAAAGATTGCGCAGTAAAGGTTATATCGATTGGATTGATGGACAAGCTAGGACTATCAGAATTTTACAACAATCAAACCAGAAACAACTACCTATTTTAGGAGCGATCGCCGCGGGAGGATTAGTCGAACCCTTTAATGATGTTCAAGAAACCTTGAATCTGAATTATCTATCTCAATCTAGCAAGCATTACGCTTTAGTGGTAGTAGGAGATAGCATGATTCAAGACTTAATCGCTGAAGGAGATTATGTGATTATGCGTTCTCTTTCTCCCGATGAAGTGATTAAAAATGGTGAAATTGTCGCAGCTAGAGTCAAAGGATTAGGAACAACCCTAAAGCGATTTTACCAAAAACAAGGTATGATTATTCTCCAAGCCTCTAACCCTAAATACAAGCCTATCACAGTTAATCCCGATGAGGTAGAAATACAGGGAGTTTTAGTAGGTGTATGGCGAGAAATGTAA
- the pstB gene encoding phosphate ABC transporter ATP-binding protein produces the protein MVDSKAETAKTVFEVKGVSVYYKQFEALRQVSMNIPQKQITAFIGPSGCGKSTLLRCFNRLNDLIPGAKVQGQIYYHGQDLYGQKVDPVEVRQKIGMVFQKPNPFPKSIYDNIAYGARINGYKGNMDELVERSLRQAALWDEVKSKLKESGLSLSGGQQQRLCIARAIAIEPEAILMDEPCSALDPISTLKIEELMHELKSQYTIIIVTHNMQQALRVSNMTAFFNVVAGDDGKRSGYLVEYDRTEKIFSFPQENATQEYVSGKFG, from the coding sequence ATGGTTGATTCTAAGGCTGAGACTGCAAAGACTGTTTTTGAGGTTAAGGGGGTTTCGGTTTACTATAAACAATTTGAAGCCCTTCGTCAGGTATCCATGAATATTCCCCAAAAGCAAATTACCGCTTTTATTGGTCCATCAGGTTGTGGGAAAAGTACTCTGTTACGTTGTTTTAATCGTCTTAATGATTTGATTCCTGGTGCTAAAGTACAAGGACAAATCTATTACCATGGTCAGGATTTATACGGTCAGAAAGTTGATCCTGTTGAGGTTCGTCAAAAAATTGGGATGGTGTTCCAAAAACCTAACCCTTTTCCTAAGTCTATTTACGATAATATCGCCTATGGAGCAAGAATCAACGGTTATAAGGGCAATATGGATGAACTCGTAGAGCGATCGCTGCGTCAAGCTGCTCTCTGGGATGAGGTCAAAAGTAAACTTAAAGAAAGTGGACTCTCTCTTTCGGGTGGACAACAACAACGACTTTGTATCGCTAGGGCGATCGCTATTGAACCAGAGGCGATCTTAATGGATGAACCCTGTTCAGCTTTAGATCCGATTTCTACTTTGAAAATTGAAGAGTTGATGCACGAGTTAAAATCCCAATATACCATTATTATTGTTACTCATAATATGCAGCAAGCCCTTCGGGTTTCTAATATGACTGCTTTTTTTAACGTGGTTGCAGGAGATGACGGTAAACGTTCAGGTTATTTGGTTGAATACGATCGCACCGAGAAGATTTTTAGTTTCCCCCAAGAAAACGCTACTCAAGAATACGTTAGCGGTAAATTCGGTTAA